The Streptomyces sp. NBC_01775 genome includes a region encoding these proteins:
- the ruvB gene encoding Holliday junction branch migration DNA helicase RuvB, with product MNAEERLVGADADSEDQAVEAALRPKQLGEFIGQPKVREQLDLVLRAARARGGTADHVLLSGAPGLGKTTLSMIIAAEMNAPIRITSGPAIQHAGDLAAILSSLQEGEVLFLDEIHRMSRPAEEMLYMAMEDFRVDVIVGKGPGATAIPLELPPFTLVGATTRAGLLPPPLRDRFGFTAHMEFYEPGELEQVVHRSAQLLDVHTDPEGAVEIAGRSRGTPRIANRLLRRVRDYAQVKADGVITREIASAALKVYEVDGRGLDRLDRAVLGSLLKLFGGGPVGLSTLAVAVGEERETVEEVAEPFLVREGLLARTPRGRVATPAAWAHLGLTPPQQSPQSPTGGQGQQGLFGT from the coding sequence GACCAGGCCGTCGAGGCGGCGCTGCGGCCCAAGCAGCTGGGGGAGTTCATCGGGCAGCCCAAGGTGCGCGAGCAGCTCGACCTCGTCCTGAGGGCGGCCCGCGCCCGTGGCGGCACCGCCGACCACGTCCTGCTGTCCGGGGCCCCCGGGCTCGGCAAGACAACTCTTTCGATGATCATCGCGGCGGAGATGAACGCCCCCATCCGCATCACCTCGGGCCCCGCCATCCAGCACGCCGGTGACCTCGCCGCCATCTTGTCCTCGCTCCAGGAGGGCGAGGTCCTCTTCCTGGACGAGATCCACCGGATGTCCCGCCCCGCCGAAGAGATGCTCTACATGGCGATGGAGGACTTCCGCGTCGATGTGATCGTCGGCAAGGGCCCCGGGGCGACGGCGATCCCGCTGGAGCTGCCGCCCTTCACCCTCGTGGGCGCCACCACCCGCGCGGGACTGCTGCCGCCCCCGCTGCGCGACCGCTTCGGCTTCACCGCGCACATGGAGTTCTACGAGCCGGGCGAGCTGGAGCAGGTCGTGCACCGCTCGGCGCAGCTCCTGGACGTGCACACGGACCCCGAGGGCGCGGTGGAGATCGCCGGGCGCTCGCGCGGCACGCCCCGTATCGCCAACCGGCTGCTGCGCCGTGTCCGGGACTACGCCCAGGTCAAGGCGGACGGCGTGATCACCCGCGAGATCGCCTCCGCCGCGCTGAAGGTCTACGAGGTCGACGGGCGCGGCCTCGACCGGCTCGACCGCGCGGTGCTCGGCTCGCTGCTCAAGCTCTTCGGCGGCGGCCCGGTGGGTCTCTCCACGCTCGCCGTCGCGGTGGGGGAGGAGCGTGAGACCGTGGAGGAGGTCGCCGAGCCCTTCCTCGTACGGGAGGGACTGCTCGCGCGTACGCCCCGTGGTCGCGTCGCCACCCCCGCCGCATGGGCCCACCTGGGCCTCACTCCGCCCCAGCAGTCCCCGCAGTCACCCACCGGCGGCCAGGGACAGCAGGGTCTGTTCGGAACGTGA